A single region of the Lepus europaeus isolate LE1 chromosome 1, mLepTim1.pri, whole genome shotgun sequence genome encodes:
- the LOC133763862 gene encoding neuroblastoma breakpoint family member 6-like, giving the protein MAGSHSPASDPVAELNDLECQQLRSQLAESQQDYWELKEKFLIAEATNFALAKELKKYNCEKFKNIIESILTKKLHFEEPLAEKPTVPELLRHCHGILEDQDQELSQLRPKVQRGRNLAHILQQFLKDVRTLHDPETCKGQGFRRLLTEAVRLSACLEDLLGAENIEEDEAPAQGLVADRELLEVDEMETAQSSQQETSTTGAVDHLPSDSCLTGLTESTEQWTGDAEDTHSVLGVDGEHACLHQKEEPVTVLPENQYDEVEVQMQDVTYTSSRELPEQQEREDPDDALDECYLTPSIFPVVSEPDHSTWSSWCSLEHQDVLSVPDADEKENDNDDVEVETQALSHSSLIREIPEIEDQDVSQDSHGSQ; this is encoded by the exons ATGGCAGGATCCCACAGCCCTGCATCAGATCCCGTGGCAGAACTGAACGACCTCGAATGCCAGCAGTTGCGATCCCAGCTGGCAGAGAGCCAACAGGACTACTGGGAGCTCAAGGAGAAGTTTCTCATAGCTGAGGCTACAAACTTTGCCCTGGCCAAGGAgctgaaaaaataca ATTGTGAGAAGTTTAAAAACATCATTGAGTCCATACTGACCAAGAAGCTCCACTTTGAGGAGCCGCTGGCAGAGAAGCCCACGGTCCCAGAGCTGCTCAG GCATTGCCATGGCATCCTTGAAGATCAGGACCAAGAACTTTCCCAGTTGCGTCCCAAGGTCCAAAGGGGGAGAAATCTAGCCCACATCCTGCAGCAGTTCCTGAAGGACGTGCGCACCCTGCATGACCCTGAGACCTGCAAGGGGCAGGGCTTCCGACGACTACTCACCGAAGCTGTCCGGCTGTCAGCGTGCCTTGAGGACCTGCTTGGAGCAG AAAATATTGAAGAGGATGAAGCACCAGCACAAGGACTTGTTGCTGACAG GGAGCTCTTGGAAGTGGATGAAATGGAAACCGCACAAAGTTCACAGCAGGAAACATCTACCACTGGTGCTGTTGACCACCTGCCGAGTGACTCCTGCCTGACTGGCCTGACTGAGAGCACTGAGCAATGGACTGGTGATGCTGAGGACACCCACAGTGTGCTAGGTGTAGATGGGGAACACGCCTGTTTGCACCAGAAAGAAGAACCTGTCACCGTTCTCCCAG aaaatcaatATGACGAAGTGGAGGTACAAATGCAAGACGTCACATACACCTCCAG cagggagctcccagagcaGCAAGAGCGGGAAGACCCAGACGACGCGCTGGACgagtgctacctcactccctcgatttttccggtcgtttctgagcctgaccattccacgtggagcagctggtgctccctggagcatcaggacgtgctctctgttccagatgcagatg aaaaggaaaatgacaatgATGACGTGGAAGTGGAAACACAAGCCCTGTCACACTCCAG tctcaTCAGGGAGATTCCAGAGATTGAAGATCAAGATGTCTCACAAGACTCTCACG GGTCCCAGTGA